DNA from Williamwhitmania sp.:
TGGTGAGCCGCACGATGGTCGCGCACCCGATTATGATGACTGGAGTACCGAAACTTTACCCGGAAAGCATGGTCTCAACGGCGATATTGTGGTTTGGAACCCGGTGTTGCAGTCGGCCTACGAGCTATCGAGCATGGGAATCCGTGTAGATGCCGAGTCCTTGGTTCGCCAGCTTTCCATTGCCGATGCTGAACAACGGATGGGTCTCTATTTCCACTCTCGACTGCTTAAAGGCGAGCTGCCACAAACCATTGGTGGAGGAATAGGACAATCGCGGTTGGCCATGTTTTTGCTTCGCAAAAGCCATATTGGGGAGGTGCAGGCAAGCGTTTGGCCGGAGGAGGCCAAAACCTGGAGTTTAACTCACGGCATCACACTGCTTTAGAATTTGAAAAATTTTGGCTTAGGTGTAGCGGGGATCTCATATTAGGAGCCCCCCGCTTTTTTATGGATACTTATTTTACAAGCCAGGTTTTCCAGCTGTCGCCAGCGTTAGGGCTAACTATTACCTGTGGTGTTTGAATTTTTCCAGAGATGCCCGTTTCCTTTCTTACATTTTGAATGATGTAGCTACTGAGGTCGTTGTAGCTAATCTCTCCTTTGCTCTCCTGAAGTTTCTTCAGTAGAAAATAGGTAAAGTATCCGTGTCGTTTTTCCTTAAACACGGCAGAGCTCTCGTCACCAGTGCTGGAAGCAAGCACTACCATATGTTCAGGTACGGTATTCTCCTTGGGTCTTACCTTTACTCCTTTTACTGCTAACAATCCTTCGTTACGACCACCTCCGCTGAAGCAAGCATCAAGGAAAACGTTCACCTTTTTCGTTGGCTGTTCTGCTAAGTCCTTGTATACATCGGCCACCTTAATTGCATAGGTGAGGTTTGAGCCATTTACATCAACAGGAACGAGGTAGGCTTCTTTGGTTTGCTCATCGGGAAGGCCATGGCCCGAATAGTAAAAGAACAGCTCGGCATTGCCGTTTTCGACCTTAGCTAAATTTGTTAACCATGCCAAACCTTGTGAAATTTCTGCCGCTGTGGCATTTAGCAATACCTTGATTTGTCGCTTGGGTATGCCGAGCGTTTTTTCGCAGTAGAGCGCGAACATGTTTGCATCGTTTACGGCAAATTCCACATTTTGCTCCTTGGAAAGCCCAGTTTGTCGAGAGCTGTAATCTTCGTTCCCAATTATTAGCGCGTAGGCGCTGTTGTTGGAGTTGTTTGTAGTGGGAATGTTGGAGTCAACGTCCACCACAAAATCAGGGATATCCTCAATTATTACTTTACTTGGGATTCCTGTATTGGTGTTGGTACTAGCCACCGTTCGTATGAAACCCTCCTCGGAAAGTTTTGTGTTTATGGCAAAACTTTTTGGTAGAGAGAAGCCAAACCTTCCAACCTTTTCTCCTGCATTAATGGTAAACTGCAGGTTGGAATCGGTAAATTCGCTGTTGATAAAGTAACGATAGGTTACCGTTTCATACTTTCCCGAAGCAATGGAGCTAAAGGTCGGATTTTGGCGAACTAGCTGATTCCCGTTTACTACCCCTAAGAACATAACCCCTTTTTGATTGTTAGTGACCGATGTGGTTACGTTTTCCGCACTGCCGAGGCCCACGTTTTGAACAGCAAAAACAAGGTCTACCATCTCGTTGATATCGATTTGGTTGTTGGGGTTGGCACTCTGATTTTCAACCACGGCATACTTTGCCAGCAAAAGTTCGGGTTTTTGGAATTCCCGAGTTGGCACAGAGAGCTGCTTTCCCTGAATTTTCACTTTAAAATGAGGTTCCTCTACCTCAATTTTCAGTTGGGCAGTGGTGGAGGGTAGATCAACAGTCCCAGTGATTGGAATGGTGACGGTTTGTTTTCCGCCGTTTGCTGCAATGGTGGGGAATGGGCTTGAAGCACTAAATTGCAGATCCTTGAGGTTCGATTCAAGATTAAGCATTACGTCTCGAGCATCTCCTGGTCCAACATTTTTAAGGGTAACCGATAGCTTGGCCGTTTCGTTCGCTCCAAATGAATTTGAAGAAAGTGAAATATCTTCGATGGTGAGGATTGGCGGCAATCCTGTTGGCACATCCGCTGCAACGTTTGTATTTGTCGCTGGCGATGCCACGCTGCCATCGAGTTTCATCCCAATAAGGTTAAAGGCATTGGCTGCACCAGGTTGCTCTACAAGATTAAGTTCTTTAATCTCGGTTGGAACTTTGTCGAATATAAGTGAAAAATTGTCAGACTTTTTATAGTAGTTTGTTTCGCAAATTGGAATTCCAACTGCGCTTACCAGATTGTAATGAATTCCACTTACCGGGTCTTCGAGGTAGGAATCGCGGCCGATGCAACAGCGAGTAGTGTCGATATGATCAATGTTGACGTATGTGTAGTCTTTAGTTGTTTTAATCCACTTAGGTTTAAGCGAAGTGGTCCCTTCACGAAAGGCAAGGTTGTCTG
Protein-coding regions in this window:
- a CDS encoding caspase family protein — encoded protein: MSMRNIYSIAFALCLILGLIGENSISAQNTKWALVMSKGNGYTAQEWRTRTIFPSKEISELWDKGFEVTSLSYGMKLWAMVATKGTKYTQQRWKTSTIFPADDIKKAWDDGYYITELTYGNGEWAAIFSKGSAFTDQAWRTRSYFPEDEINTLKGKDYAITNLSYGEDRWALVMSKGTGMDDQVWFRSSTYPDTKIKSYWDSKYYITNIAYGNGEWVVVMSKGVSTTDQAWRTRTYYPEKEIKELWDKDNYITGIVTDFDSAPISINDANVLASSADNLAFREGTTSLKPKWIKTTKDYTYVNIDHIDTTRCCIGRDSYLEDPVSGIHYNLVSAVGIPICETNYYKKSDNFSLIFDKVPTEIKELNLVEQPGAANAFNLIGMKLDGSVASPATNTNVAADVPTGLPPILTIEDISLSSNSFGANETAKLSVTLKNVGPGDARDVMLNLESNLKDLQFSASSPFPTIAANGGKQTVTIPITGTVDLPSTTAQLKIEVEEPHFKVKIQGKQLSVPTREFQKPELLLAKYAVVENQSANPNNQIDINEMVDLVFAVQNVGLGSAENVTTSVTNNQKGVMFLGVVNGNQLVRQNPTFSSIASGKYETVTYRYFINSEFTDSNLQFTINAGEKVGRFGFSLPKSFAINTKLSEEGFIRTVASTNTNTGIPSKVIIEDIPDFVVDVDSNIPTTNNSNNSAYALIIGNEDYSSRQTGLSKEQNVEFAVNDANMFALYCEKTLGIPKRQIKVLLNATAAEISQGLAWLTNLAKVENGNAELFFYYSGHGLPDEQTKEAYLVPVDVNGSNLTYAIKVADVYKDLAEQPTKKVNVFLDACFSGGGRNEGLLAVKGVKVRPKENTVPEHMVVLASSTGDESSAVFKEKRHGYFTYFLLKKLQESKGEISYNDLSSYIIQNVRKETGISGKIQTPQVIVSPNAGDSWKTWLVK